The Candidatus Micrarchaeia archaeon DNA segment AAGGAAATGCCCCAGCAACTGGAAGTTTATCAGGTTTCAAATCTGGTTACTGCGAAATTAGGAGGGCAGGACACAGTGCTTATAGCAGTTACTCTTGATGAAAGTTCAAATGAGAAAAATGCAGTTATAGATATCCGTGACCCGAGAGTTATAAATTACTTAATTGAATTGGAAAATTCGCTTAAAGAGGAAAGCATAATAAGTGAGATAACTTCTGCAGGTTCGTACTTTGAATATCTGCCTCATTCCACGCTGGATGAAGTCAAGAGAGTATTGGATTCTTATCCTCAATTAACTTCTTTTTTCAGTTCAGATTATAAGACAACAGTATTTTACTTGAAATCTGATTTGGGAGGGGGAGAAAACAAAATAAATGAGTTAGAGAATACAATACGGGAAAAACTTGCATCTTCATCTGAGCCTGTTGGAATCAAAACATCTATAACAGGAAATCCTTCTATTCGTTCAGTTATTTTTGAAATATTAATTCAAGATTCAATATTGACACTTTCAATAGCTATATTTTTGATATTTCTACTTTTGGTTATTATACTTAAATCAGTATCAAAAACCCTGACTGTTTTGGCCCCGTTGATTATTGGATTAACATGGACTTTGGGAACCTTAAGTTGGTTGGATATCCCATTATCTATTGCTACTGTTGGAATTAGTGCTATGATTCTTGGTTTGGGTGTTGAATATGGAATCTTTATGCTCTCAAGATATACTGAAGAGCGAGATAAAGGGGCAACCCAATTACATTCTCTTAAAGAAACTGTTCCAAATATTGGATCTGCTTTACTTGGGTCAGGAGGAACTACAATAGTTGGTTTTATTGCCTTGACTTTATCAGTTGTTCCTATGCTTCAAAAACTTGGTTTCAGTCTTGCTTTGGGAATTTTTTATACTTTGGCTTCAACAATTGTTTTAATGCCTGTTATTATTGTTTTAGGGGAAAAAGCGAAATATAAACTTGAACTTTTATATGCGAAGAAAATCCTACATAAAAGAAAAATACGAAAAGAGATGAGAGAAAAATGGAAAAAAATCTAAAAAGAACTTTTATACATAAGTATTCATTATTCGTTTCTTCTAAATACTGGCTTGTTTTTTCTCTTGTTATGTTATTGTCTTTTTTTGCTTTGATCGCTATGATGGGACTTGAAACGAAATCCATGGAATATTCAGATATGATACCAGACGATCTTGAGGTTTTTCAGACTATGGAATTAATTTCGTCTGGATTTGGAGGAACTTCCTCAGTGATTATAGCATTACAAATTGAACCTGAATATATTGAAGATGAAATAGTAGATATCAGAGATTATAGAGTAATTCAGCAGATAGATTTACTATCTGAAATAATGTCGGGTGCAGATAATGTTCTTGATGTTAGTTCTCCTGCTTCTTATCTTAAAACATTAAATGGGGGCGAGCTTCCAAAAACCGATTATAAGATCAAAAAATTAATTTCAGAGAATCCGGAGATTTTTGAAAGTTATATAAGTTCTGATTATTCCCTTGCAGTTATTAATATACGTGTTTCAGATTCCTTTGACCCTAATCAGATGATTGATGATTTTAATATGGCGCTTTTGGAGATTCCAAATATGAGAGGTTTAAAAATAACTTTAACTGGAGATACAATTGCGTCTGCGATAGTTCAAGAGGAAATTACTCCAGATATTACCAAAACATCTATTGTTTCATTTATAGGAATTATTTTGATTTCATTTTTACTTTTCCGTTCAATTAAATTTGGTCTT contains these protein-coding regions:
- a CDS encoding MMPL family transporter; translated protein: MEKNLKRTFIHKYSLFVSSKYWLVFSLVMLLSFFALIAMMGLETKSMEYSDMIPDDLEVFQTMELISSGFGGTSSVIIALQIEPEYIEDEIVDIRDYRVIQQIDLLSEIMSGADNVLDVSSPASYLKTLNGGELPKTDYKIKKLISENPEIFESYISSDYSLAVINIRVSDSFDPNQMIDDFNMALLEIPNMRGLKITLTGDTIASAIVQEEITPDITKTSIVSFIGIILISFLLFRSIKFGLTPLGTILIGIVWTMGFVSVFGMSLSSMTSGAISMIMGIGIDFGIQISSRYKYEKKNSVSVENAMEKTLNATLIPIFITTLAAIIGFQAMSLGQLKILGELGTIMSYGVVMCSLAAITFVPSMIIIFEKHSLKNYIKSYFK
- a CDS encoding efflux RND transporter permease subunit; this encodes MKVQTDMTKEMPQQLEVYQVSNLVTAKLGGQDTVLIAVTLDESSNEKNAVIDIRDPRVINYLIELENSLKEESIISEITSAGSYFEYLPHSTLDEVKRVLDSYPQLTSFFSSDYKTTVFYLKSDLGGGENKINELENTIREKLASSSEPVGIKTSITGNPSIRSVIFEILIQDSILTLSIAIFLIFLLLVIILKSVSKTLTVLAPLIIGLTWTLGTLSWLDIPLSIATVGISAMILGLGVEYGIFMLSRYTEERDKGATQLHSLKETVPNIGSALLGSGGTTIVGFIALTLSVVPMLQKLGFSLALGIFYTLASTIVLMPVIIVLGEKAKYKLELLYAKKILHKRKIRKEMREKWKKI